CCAAAAGGTTTAACTTACATccaagtggatcctagattcaggatgttcttaCCACATGTGTCTCAACAAGGACTGGTTCTCCATATATAGTCTAGTTAAAGGTGGAGCTATGCTCATGGGGAATAATTCACTTTGTAAGATAATTGATATTGGTACCGTTCAAATCAGGATGCACGACGTGATTATCAAGATATTGTCAGATGTCAGACATGTGCCTGATTTAAAGAAAAACCTCATCTCCTTGGGTAAATTAGACTCGAATGATTGTAAAATCATCATCGAGTCAAGCGTCATTAAGGTACCTCATGGAGTTATCGTTTTGATGAAAGGTTAGAAAACCAACATTCTATATATTTTGCAAGGTTTAACAGTGACTGGTGCATCAATAATTTTCTTATCTATTATGAAGTTGGAGTCAACTCAGTTGTGGCATATGCGACTTGGTCATATGAGCGAGAAATGTATGACCATTTTGAATAAGAGTCTTCTAGTTTCCAAGTTCAAACACCATTTGGACTTGGTTAGTATTCTGCAAAGATTAAGTTAGGCCCATGACAGGGCTCGACAAAAGAGGCATGTTAAAATACAAGTCAAAGTGGAGATTCGTGGAGTGTGCCTCACATTTCCAGACATTTTGCAGGCACTTGACGAAACCATAATTGGAGTAAAATCAACGTCCCGACAAGGAAGCACGGGACGTCACGACGACGCGACGAATTCCAACTTAAAGTAGTTGTGTAATTAGACTTTCAGCAATGTTACTTTTTCCCGTTAAACTCAAACTAATACCAGAGATGTTTTAGTATGATTAGACCTCTAATCTCAGCTTATAAATTGGGCCATAAGTTACCCAAAAAATCATCATTACAATCAAGagaaaaaaataagagaaagcTTTGAGAGAGCTTTAAGGgaatttttttgttttaactaaagaGCTTTGTTTTCAAGGCTTAAGGTTTATTTTGAATATCTCCATTTTGTACTTTTGATTATTTGCTCATTAGTAAAGTCTTATTTTGCCTgtagttttttatcctcttcatCGGAGAAGTTTTTTCAAGTAAATATTTGTGTGTTTTGATCTTCTCTATTTTTCTCATTCGCTGTTTATTCTACTTTATTCCCAGCACATTTTCCTTATATCAacctttttaatgtttaattattcatttaatttgaTGTATAACTTAAGGATCATGTTTTTAACTCTTAAAATATGTTAAGAATAAAGCAAATATCACGTCTCCATCACTTATATGAAATCTTTGctaaaattgttttaaaatattaattataataatatgttaaatgtaATATATAAGTTTTTGCCATAAAAAAATTAGGTTtatgtaacaaaaaaaaaagagaatacaaATGTTGGAAAAGTTTCAcgaatttgattaaaatttttaagtaatattaattttgttaattaaacaacaaaatcttacattgaaataaaataaatcaaataagatAATATAATCCATATGATAATATTACATTCCGATAATTCTAATAAGAATACAACATCCTTAAATATTTGATAGATTAAGGGTGTTGGATAATATTacattcaaatattttaaaacaaatttagcAAAGATTGATGGAGATATGATATTtcctttttcttaaaattttagattattttaagtTCGAATCAGCTCAAACTTGAATATTTTTTCGCTCATGCTTTTTTACCTCAAAATTTAGACAATCTTAAATAAATTcaaatgattttaatgttttataaattataaatatttttattttgaacttAATAAACTCattatattgatttttttttatttcaaacgtTATATCCCAAAATAATATATGAtgaatttcttttatttcttatcaATTTTAATTCTTCCACAATTAATATAAAATTGaagataattataattttaaaaagaaaaaacaaatacGTGGCGCAATTTTATGCAAGGAGCATAGAGGGGGCACAAATTTGGGGGGAGGCGATTTTGCGTTCAAATATTTtggtattataatttttattgatcaCGCCTGTAAGCTAAAATCACGTGATTTATTTGCAACTGAATGAGTAGcgcgaatttaaaaaaaaaaaaaccacgtgGTTTGAAGCAAATCATGAAAGACGCTACTTAGGTAGGCaaagaccaaaaaaaaaaaaaaaatgtagcAATACCATGTTACTTTTGGATAAAACTTAAGAGTATGTTTAGTTTAATGGAATAACAGTGTTATATAACATAATGTTTAAAACATTGAATGAATCATTCTTCAAAAAATTCAGGAAATAGAGATATTAAATTGGCTATTCTATGAATAGATTAAAAAATTTTGCTTCCCATCATACCCTTCATTAAATAATGAATTTACCAATTGAGTCAtatcttttatcatttttaattgAAGCTTCAACTCATTTCGTAGAACCAAATTGAGGCGGAAAAAATTGCAGACATCAAGGTTGGTTTTTGGGTGTAGAAAGTTGAGCTTCAAGTCCCGGTGAAGAAAAAGCAAATCTCTTAAAGAttgaaaaatatgtttaaatCTTTGATAATTTTGATTTGAGTTTTGATATTGTTTATGAAGGATTGAGGAGAGGGTAATGGATTTACCCATTaaacaattatttttattatatattttaatatagattaaataaataataatagtaaattaattataaagtgattaaataaaagaaaaatataattattaattaaggaTAAAATTGTTATATTAGtctattatttgtttattccaaagatattattttatttaaccaaacccaatcaaacaacattaTCACATACTAACATTTCATTCCTGTGTTAATTTATTATTGACTATGAAACAATTGGATTGAAGGGTCGAGGTTTGATGGGATTAGCAAAAACATGGATGATCAACATCATTATCGTCGTCACGACTCAAGACATCAACATGTTCGTTTGTTGAGAATCAGAATCCAAATACTAAAAAACAAATGTTTAACTTATTTGAAGCTCCCGACAACAAGGACGGAGGCAGCCGTCTACTCAGAACACACTTCAGTTTTTGCCTGCAAAAAAaccaaataaatataaataaagccTGTTTGCTTTGTCTCAATTAAACGCCCGAAtgctattaatatattaatacaaGTTCACACTGACTGTTGCGCATTGCCAAACCAAAAATGCACTTTTTATGTACTTGAGTAAAAGTTGCAACAAAGCCTTTACTCTATAGACTACACAAATTACTCCCTAGCCGCCTTCCCCAACTGACACCTTTGCTTCCATTAAAGCTTCCTCTACGGCTGTATTTGTTTGGTGCTGTtttattttgtatgtatatgtgcCTTGTCCTCTTCCAGGACACACAAAAAAAATCCCTTTATTAATGAAAACACCGTGAGACCCTCGACGCACGCGCTGCGACAATAACGGACAAAGCCCACTTTATTTACTATGATGCCCTCACATCCCCCACCCTTATAAAAGCCCATCGCATACGCTCACTTTCTCCAACATCATCACACCATCTAATCTTTGCTTTCTGCTCTGCCTTTTTAGTTGAAGAAAAGAAGAATGTATTCTTACATGGGGATGGGGATGGGGTCAGACCCGATGGAGCGGTTGGTGAAGCTGGCGTCGGAGAGCGCGGTAGTGATATTCAGTGTGAGCAGCTGCTGCATGTGCCACGCTGTGAAGAGGCTGTTCTGCGGAATGGGAGTGAACCCAGCGGTGTACGAGCTGGACCAGGACCCCAGAGGGAAAGAGTTGGAAAGAGCTCTGATGAGGCTGCTTGGCAACTCACAAGCTGTTCCTGTTGTTTTCATCGGAGGGAAGCTGATAGGTTCCATGGACCGAGTCATGGCATCCCATATTAATGGAACCCTGGTACCACTTCTCAAGGAGGCGGGAGCCCTTTGGCTCTAATTCTcttcaaaataattaattatatgacTTGGAT
This window of the Gossypium arboreum isolate Shixiya-1 chromosome 12, ASM2569848v2, whole genome shotgun sequence genome carries:
- the LOC108458705 gene encoding glutaredoxin-C5-like, yielding MYSYMGMGMGSDPMERLVKLASESAVVIFSVSSCCMCHAVKRLFCGMGVNPAVYELDQDPRGKELERALMRLLGNSQAVPVVFIGGKLIGSMDRVMASHINGTLVPLLKEAGALWL